A window of Poecilia reticulata strain Guanapo linkage group LG23, Guppy_female_1.0+MT, whole genome shotgun sequence genomic DNA:
CTTGAAACTAATTACAGCAGTAAACGACAGATTAGCGTCCTAATGACTTGTTGCCTGTATTCTATCCTCTTTCCTCATCCTTTTCTCCACttcctcccccctccctcctcttcagGAAAGGTAGTGACTCCTGAGAAGATACAGGAAGCAAAGGAGGTGTACAGGGAACATTTCCAGGacgatgtttttaatgagaagGGTTGGACTTACATTTTGGAGGTAAGGAACTGctgtttatttactcatttttgccttaatttaattatttccttccttttcactcaaattataattattaaagtcgtctttttttcttttttggtttagTAAGGAGTTTCGGGACATTAGAGAGGGAAACAATTGTCAAATATTATCaatcattgtttctgtttttctccgcTCTGCAGTTGTTAGCCTAAAAGCATTCCTGTATTCCAGAATGTTGGGTTTAAGCTGGAATTCATGACTTCTAAAACCATCTAAAacatttgtagatttttttacaaagttgaaGTAATACAGCATAAAAGCTGCTCCAGCGTTCTGACAGGGATATTTGctttttgcagaaatacaacGGCCATCTTCCCATCGAAATCAAGGCAGTGCCAGAAGGAAGCGTCATTCCCAGAGGCAATGTTTTGTTCACAGTGGAGAGCACAGATCCTGAATGCTACTGGCTCACTAACTGGGTGGAGGTAGGTTTGCTTAGTTTCTCTGACGTCCCATATTCATGTTTACGCCGTCTGATTTTCTGTGTTGTGATCTATTTCATTCTCTGTGaatttgcattcagtttttccaCACTGGACTGTCGCCGCAGGAGTGTTTCCAATAGTTCCTGCTCTATCTTGAAATTGGCTGTAAATTTCTGCTACTCGTCATATTACACAACTTAATGGCAACCTAatcagagttttgtttgataAAGACAAACCTTAAAAGCTAAATGCTTGCTGCTTCTGGAGCGCGGTGAAGCTAAAGCCACCAGGTCTTTCTCTTGGCAGCGTTATTCTCGTTAAAACTCTTCTAAACCTCACCGCACCACAGATCTTTAGGAACAAATTGCTCATAAGCGtcttttttaagtcaatttgcttccttcctccttacaaataattttgtcGTCGTTGTGAAATGGCGTCGTGTAAAAGCCGCGGAGGATCCTGCTTTCTCATAATGAGCAGCGCGGATTCACATCCTGGTAAACGGGACCGACGTGTCATTCTCGGCGAACAGGCGCCGCAACAGCGACTTGGCTGAACTGACTTCGAGCAGCATGAGTAATACTTATAACCGGTCCCCTCCTCTAACgtctgtttctcttttccttttgcaATTAAGTTTTCGCTCGTCACTCTCAGAGGTTTCTGAAGCAGGTTTTGAACTTTCAGGAAGCGAAAGCGTACCTTGAAAGCCACGCCCACTTTTGAATGCGCACACCGTGACTGTGGTGGTAGAAATTTACATTGTGacaacactcacacacacacccacatacttatacacatacacaccttGTGAGAGTTGTTCCTCGTTTAAACACACGCTTGAACACCCCCACGCCCTCCCCTCCATGCTCGCACACATGGAGACATTATTCATGCCCGGTGTAAAATTAGCCTCGGCGGTCATCTTGATGTCCTTGGGTTGCGTCACTGGGTCAATGCTTCTGGCCCTTTCTGTCCTCTCTTCTGTTTTCTATTCCCTTTGTAATATCTTCTGGATGTTTCAAAAACTTCTTTATTCccaacattttccacatttatttccttttattcttttcctGGAAATGGCTAAGTTATGTGGAATGCCtgaagggcttttttttttttttttttgcaactgcgATTGGACATGAGGCTAAAATCAGGTTAGGGATACCAAACGAGGAGAcgtgtatttaattttttttttttttctgcgcaACACAAATTCCACTGCAACTCCGACCGTCACGAGTCCAAacgatgttttttttgtatttgaggAGGCATGTGACCTTCTGGGAGCCGGACGGTAGAAACGAGCTGCACAATGTGTGCAGGGAAAGTTACATGAAAGATTTGggaactgatttattttttttttttttttttggcttgctATACTTCCTACACAGATGATGCTTTCTTGCTTTGCCTCAGATTAGTTCTGATTCTGATCAGAATCTTGCATTTTTCCAAATGCAGGCACAACTAGATCATTCTGCTAATTCCTAAAGCTCCGTCTAGACCGGGGTGTGAAATCTCCGTTGTGAAAATCACAAGCCGATAATTTGGCGACAGCTCCCGTTTCTTTTTACAACATGGAGCATGTGAGTTTATCCATTCAGCTAAACTCTGTAGCTCCgattactctttttttaatcgGCTGTGATGTTACAGGATAAACTCCTCCCCGAGTACTGCATGTCCTAAATAACTGTCTTATCAATATTACCGTAGGCTCACTCAACAACTCATTAAAGTTAGGTGTGGGTGGTTTATCTTGCTACCATTTACAGCAATGAGGatggtaataaaaaaattttaaaaaaagacccaCAGCTCACTGCTGGAGAACCGCAGACAAGAGTGACATCTTTACACTAAATCGTAAGAACAATGAATTTGAACAGTGGTCTTTGGTCCGATCAACTCATGATTGAACATCTCAACAACAAACGTTTAAGGTAACAGACCCGTGAAGCTTACATGTTCTTCAAATTCCCCAGAACTAAATCCTATGTAACACCATAGGATTGAGGTAAGAGAAAAgggtatgtttaaaaaaaaaaaagttggttagCTCGGAAAAATTAGCAACAGGTACTTCAAGTTAAAGTTCCAGTTGCTAAATGGATCGATTCCAATAAAAGAGCATAGAGCCACCAAGTAGTTTCACTTTCACACATCAGGTTCTTTCAAAGTTTCCATCATCTCTGATTTTTTCCCTGGAAGCTCAATAAAGCGGCTTTCAAGAAGCCGCTCTCCTATGTGTGCGTTCTCTCCGCCCACTTTGAGCAGGTTAACACCTGCAGGTGCGGCGCACTTACAAAACCAAGTGTCGACTAGTTTGTAAATGTCGGAGATGAATCAACCAGTCACCGAGATTGCAATCAGCACTGAGTCGGGCATTGAAAAAGTTTTGATTCTTTTCCAATCTTATTTgttaaatgcatcaaatttcgcttttgtgctttttgatTTGAGCGTATTGAAACCAGAACAACAAAGCATgggatatatttttaatttaaacatgtgCTTAATCTTGATATAGTCCTCAGAAATagagaattttattattttttttcccaaaagagACGTTCACCTGTCAaacctcttaaaaaaaaaaggagaaatcagTAATTGATAATAAATTTGATCTGTACTATAAAGCTGGTAAacaatttgcatttattctaaAGTATGTGGGCGAAGACCTATGCAAACACGCTTGCATTATGGTTATATAACTGTTTATGAAATTTCCCATCCAGCAGATAAGCGACTTGTTTTTACATCCAATCACTGACTCTGCTATCGAAGCATGAAGCATCAAGGAATGCATTTTCCCTTCACAGTCGGCCTTGTGTGAAAGAGCTCTCAGCTTTCATCCCTCTAGCCCCTGTTAGTTTTAGGCTTTAGTTCCAGTGAGTACAGTGAAACCAGTCTGTTGCGTAGTAAGAATTTTTCAGATCTTGTCAACATAAGTCtgtaaaaactcttttttttttctatcagacTATTCTTGTTCAGATCTGGTACCCGATTACAGTGGCGACCAACTCCAGAGAGCAAAAGAAGATCCTTGCCAAGTACCTCATGGAGACCTCTGGGAACCTGGAGAGACTGGAGTATAAACTGCATGACTTTGGCTACAGGGGTGTGTCTTCACAAGAGGTAtgaataaatgataaaagatAGATTTTAATACTTTTAGTTTGAGTAGCCGATTTTACAGCTTTCGTCTTCCAATCAGACATTGTGGTTTCATTAAGGGCTACAGTATAAGAAGATGGAAGAACTctattcaaaatatttcttctaGCCCATTACGCCATAATTGCATTAGTTATATTAAACCCAGGGACAACGTCACGCTgtgctaatttaaaacaaagacaaactgattGAAGGTGTATTGGAAACTTTAagcattttacatttgtgtGGTTAGCTTTACTTGATGAATTTATAGCAATCTCTGTGTGTATTGCTGTACATAATGCAGATTTTCTAAGATTTCCAAAGCAGATCGAAGTTCAAAATGATAAATCTGAGTTActcagccttcctgttagctACTGAAAGTCTTTCTCTCCGTCTCTTGCATTCCGAATGAACTACTGACATTTCAGAACATATCTAAGAAAATATAGTTACCTTCACACAAAGCTGTACAATGTCTGGGCTTGTTTGGACTTAATTTTTAGCCCCCTTATTCATAATGATAGATGCCAACTTtgaattttcttccttttgtaaTTGATACATTTGATATAAGCATAACTTGGTTGCACTTAGGAATGCTGTGTCCATAAATTGAAGATGGGATTTATGAATACATACACTATATTTAAGAGGTGGAGAGAATTTATTTACTGTCCCTACTCTGTGTAGTtcataatgactttttttttgctaagtaATGCACCTTAAATCTGTGGTGTCCACAGCCAGTCCTAAAGAGCCGCTGTAATGTGTGCTTAAATGTTGACCTGATTCATCATagctgaatcaaatgaatggttcattagcaggcctctgcagagctgggtgacatttttattaagtttgTCATCCATTTGATTTCAAGCTTAGTCAACTCTTAAGGACTGGAGTTAGTAAACCTTTGCCATaactgaaagaggaaaaatatgaTAAATTCACAATAATCTATCTTCAAATCTCTTCAGAACGCTATTTCACGCTCAAATATTCTAAGGCAGACGACAAAAGCGTAGctacctttgctgtgttttatacttttacacaCATTACACACTTAGTCAAAGCTAAGCTTAAAAccattatttctctttttctttttatttacgtGAATTAGTACTGTGTTACAGAAAATGCTTAAATATCGCTCATCATTCACAGACTGCAGGCATTGGAGCCTCCGCTCATTTGGTGAACTTCAAGGGCACAGACACGGTGGCCGGCATCGGAGTCATTAAGAAGTACTACGGCACCAAGGACCCAGTGCCAGGCTTTTCAGTACCTGCAGCTGAGCACAGGTAAACACTTCTCTCAAGGTTTTATAGATTTTGAAGTGAAATATTCCTGAAGGCATTTTGATTGTGACTCccacttcataataaaatagtttgtcGATAAGTTGGGCGCAAAATGCATTAGCtttgacctttatttttataatgctAGCATGAAAAATATGCTAGCATCTATTAGACTTAAATGTCTTTGAGTTATGTGTGTCATTTCATAAAGTTGGCTGCTATGCTCacattagctaaaatgctagtATTACCTAACAAGGTACAAATAGCaaccagaaagaaaattaaCTCGGCATGACTTAAGTTGGTGCTAATTTACTCAGTTTCCCTCACACACTTATTATCCTGTTCTGCAGATTAATTTACGGAGtgtggctctgattggctggaagTCAGCTGGAAGCCTTTAGTTTTGCTCCCGTGCAAACACTCCACCAGGAGAGTCGCTGCTCTCCCAAAGAgcccccttttttcttttgggctGTTGCGTTCTGGGACGTTGGCTTGGGTTGTCACAGCAGTTCCTGTGTAATGGCCCCGttataaaatcagtttcatttctTCCTCGCTGGGAGGAGTCGCTAGAAAATTCCACTTTGATTTGTatgtaaaactgaaagtaaGAAAATAGGACTTTGAttctattaaaaagaaaaagatttaaatcattttcaaatcaCTCAGTTAATAGCTTTAGAAAACTTGAGCCTGACATAAAATAATATGTTAGACTTGCACTTCGAATTTCATTGCTTATGAAATGAACTTGATCATTTTCTTACGCAATACTGTGACCCTGGGGGTGACTAGGGTTTTTTCTAACCTCAAGCTACAGTGTTTGTCTGTAATGGCCTGAATAAAATCTCAAAGGTTCATTCATTAACCTTAACAGGTGGTGTACACTGCCCTCTTCTGGAAAGTCTGTAGAAGTGCAATTttattaatgtgattttttagGGAGTATTTCAATGCACGGTGTCctgcttttaatgtttgttgCAGCAGATTGTTTTCGTCTTCTGTGTGTTAAATGAAGAGTTCTGGATAGtaaaagtcttttctttttttagttcttttccATTCATTGTAGTGCATCTTAATCCTTCTGGCTTTTTGAGCTGTAGAGTATTGATTCGTCTtaagctttttgtgttttcttgtgatTTTCCCAGGAATTAGCTGTGATATTTGGGAgtgtaaggaaaataatttgtGGTTTTCAAGTATTTgtacagataaaaatctgacatgCATTTGTAACCAATTTGAATTGAGGCCTGGACTTTGATTTGGGAATTCAAACACTTGAATATGCTTTAATCTAAACCATGTCAGTTTCAACATTCAGTATATGACCTGATAAATCAACTCCTACAATCCCTGTTGGGGTAAAATCCGTCTACATCTTAATGTTTTACTAGATTAGCATGTAGTTGTAATttttacagtaataataatttgCAGATATTACAATACAACAGTTAGACACTCTTTCCGGACGGGTTATCTCTTAAAATCCAAGTACAATCCGTCAAAGTTTGAGCCTTAGCTATTTTTGCCAACCACTGTATATAAAACTGCTCACTGAATTGCAACATCAACAGCTAAAAGTAATCCTCTCTGCAGCACCATAACAGCATGGGGGAAGGACCATGAAAAAGACGCCTTTGAGCACATCATCAAGCAGTTCCCCAGCGTGCCTGTGTCCATCGTCAGTGACAGCTACGACATCTACAACGCCTGCGAGAAGATCTGGGGAGAGGACCTGCGGCCGCTGATAGAGACCCGCAGCGCAGACGCCCCGCTGGTCGTCCGACCGGACTCAGGAAACCCGCTGGATACGGTTTTGAAGGTCCACACAACGGCAGCCTTAACAAGCCGATAAAACATCCCTTCAAACGTGTCGCTAACAGTCCCTTTAACGCCGTCAGGTTTTGGAGATACTGGGCAAGAAGTTTCCGACGCACGAGAACGCTAAAGGTTTCAAAGTGCTGCCTCCTTACATCAGAGTCATTCAAGGAGACGGAGTCGATATCAACACGCTGCAGGAGGTAAGAGTTCTTGGATATATCCCGATAGACGTTCAAGGTTTCAACGCGCGAGTTTACGCTGTGGACGTGTTTCATCAGATAGTGGAGGGTATGAAACATCACATGTGGTCCATCGAGAACATTGCCTTTGGATCCGGAGGGGCTTTGTTGCAAAAACTGACCAGAGATCTGCTCAACTGCTCATTCAAATGCAGCTACGTGGTGACTAACGGACTGGGGGTGAGTGTTTGCAAACTACTGAATAAAACGTGCGATAACCCTCAACACATTCATGCTCTGACTcaaaagattgtttttgtgtgtgtgtgtgtgtgtgtgtgtgtgtgtgtgtgtgctcgtgGTTTCTCAGGTGAATGTGTTCAAGGATCCGGTGGCAGACCCCAACAAGAGGTCAAAGAAAGGTCGCCTGTCTTTGCACCGGACGCCGAGCGGAGATTTTGTCACTTTGGAGGAGGGCAAGGGGGATCTGGAGGAGTATGGAGTGGTGAGTTtggaaaacttcaaaaataatatccattgagattttctacattttttcactttaaaacaataaatggcCGTCTTTTATAGGCACAGACCAATTGTGAACTAGAAGTACTATTTTCATCTCaagggatttttgttttaccctCCTCGTtacctgttttttatttgttttgttttgtatttttcaggaCCTGTTGCACACGGTGTTTCAGAACGGGAAGATTGTGAAGAACTACACATTTGATGAAGTCAGAGACAATGCCAAGCTGAAAGACGGAGAGCTAGAGGAGCTGCTGCACTGAGTGCGGCCTCCCCGGGCCCCCGACATGTTCTAAAGCCTAAAAGAAGTCGTACTCCCAGATCCTCACCTTCTCACCCTTCACCATCAAAAATGGAGGCATTTAAaattactaaaaacaaacagacaaaaaaaaaaacgttcctgaaaacataaaacccccctgaagatttaaaaaaaaaattttatccGAATTCCGAAATTCTGAGGAATTTTTAGGAGGTTAAAAATTTGGAAACTAGTTTATAAAGTTCAACAGAACTCCTCCTAAAGGAAAGCGAGGTAGTACAAGAAGTAAGAACACATACACTAAAATACTATCCCAGCCAGCTGCGTCAATGTGCTGCTGCCTCAAATTGAATTCCAGCTTGTTGTTGCACTGTTAGGCCAGAATACTTCGCAGCTTCCCTGAATGTGTTTAGCCGGCTGCTGACGGGGCATTGTGCCCTAACCGAGGCGGATTGTGAAAAAGAGGGAAAGCTGTAACACTTCTGCTTGTCGTTctgtacagaaaatgaaaaagaaaaaagccacaAATTTGAAGCGGCTTCGCTTTGCCCTCTAAGTGAAGGAAGGAACTGATGATCCTTGTGAACTGCTGTGcactgaaaacactgaaatacgTTAATTATTCATGTTTCGCGTCACCTCGGTAGCAGTTAATCCTAAACCCTTTAACTGTAACTATAGATGGTAATGTCAcgttattttccaaaaatgtcctGCTTTTTAATTAATCGTCGCCGCCTAAACTGTAGTTGCGTGTGCGCTGCCAACACGGACGCATCGCCCAAGGTAGAGGAACAATCGTCTCTGTGTCTCATTATGTTTTGCCCTCGGTGCATTCTCATCACGAAGATCCAATTCAAAGCCACAATCTcgaatgaaaataaagtatcCATTTagaatgtttgcagtttttgtgtGTATGAATACGGACTTTCAAAATTTGCTCGATCTTCATGATGGCTAATGCACAGCCTTTTGTGTAAGATGATGTTAAAAGATATATATACATCTCAAAAGTTACCTTCACTGGCATGAAGATGACGATAATGATGACGTTGGCGTTCATGAATGATTCTAATTTCCTGGTTCCTGGCTGAAATGTGTGTTAAGTGTCTGTCCTGGTacgtgtgtttgtgagtgtgcTACAGGTATTTTTCTTCCCTTAAACAGCTGTGTCGTATTCCTTTATGCAAATGCTATTGTTGATGGAAGGATTAGAGGACACACAGAGTTTGGCGGCCTTTGAATCTGTACGCGGGGGGCGGGGGCGCAGGGGTGGGACATGGTCTTTTTATAGTTAGTTGAGCAGGTCAGCAGACCTCCAGTATCACTGCCTTAAGTCAGTCAACAAAGCTGTCCGTTGAATTGAATGCCCATTTACCCATCGGCTCGGTTCGCTCACCATCTGCTCCGAGTCGCCCGCGCTATTCCAGGCCTCGATgggttttctttgctttgttgaCCTGCTTTCCAGTGTTGGACTTTCACTTTGTGACGAGCTTGCAGGGGGATTTCAGAGGAACAAGGAGCCGGTGACATCACAGGAAGCACAATATTTGAGGGGCGGGGGAGCTTTCCGGACAGAGCAGCTGGTTGTGACGATTAGGTTTATTCCCGTGCCATTTCGAACCTCTTCATTTTACAGCAGCTGTATATTAGCAAAAGTTCCTCTGATTCTTTTAGCTCCACCAAATCATATTCGTGACTCGGTGCGGTATCGCTTTGTCGGCCACAGTTAGTGGAGATGCACCTATCTCTGGTTTTGTGAAGCTTTGACCTGCCTATTCAGTACAATGTGTATTAGAAGAggtgacgtcacactgtgtgtatGTTAGATGAACCACTATTAAACAAGGtttaactcattttttaaaaagacacaatttcGAATTGACATTTTAAGCTATATTTAGCATCTTCTGTTAGCTTGGTTAGCATAATTATCATTACTAAAACTGTAAGTTTGTTGTGAATTTGCTTGaaatttttccccccaaaaaaatctgtcatgattTCCAAATCCACCATCTCCCATGACAGACAGGCCAAAATGTAACAAGGTAAAACAAACCaacttttttctctgtttagccttcctgttatcttctgagagtctttctttctctctgccaaAATGAACCCaaggtgtgttagagaaggctatttctttttaataacttCTGACATCGCTCTGCTTCCACTGATTTTGTTCAGTAACAGCATCTACGCCAAAGAGTGTTTTTACCGCAGCCTTGTAGCACTTTGGTATGGTGGACTCACTCGTCAGAAATCGATTGGTCAGTTTGGGGTCAGTGGCGATCAAGCTGAAAATCAGCCATTTTTAGGTGCATCGGTCGTACTAGGTTCAATGCTAATTAGCGTTAGCATTAAACTGAAGCTGTGATGTCTCCCGACTCCCGTTTCTTGAGTCTGGCTCAGATATCAAACTGTTGAAACACATTGAAGATCACAGCTTCTGACCtgctagttttcttttttctttttttattattattttttttttattacccaTCTGTTGTTGCTGCTCTTTTATCGCCGTAATTAAGTTTTAATGACCgtagttgttttcttttccaaatatgAGGTGCatttagtaaaatattattttactattttgatACTGTCTCAGTTCTTACctcagaaaaatattattttgtacGACTAGggagaaaattgaaaaaaaataaaaagagatatCACAGTAAATATCCTTATTTACAAACAGTGCGGCCATACTGCCTTCTCACttgtacataaaaacaaagggGGTGCAACCGAAAGCAGAGAGGGACGGCTAGGTGGATGACCAGACTAGATgcgatttattatttttgtcagaacGACCATTTTTGTACCAACAGAAGAACATCCAAAACGGCTCGACAGAACCGGCCGGCGCGACTGTTCCTGGGGCCGTCGAGCCTTTTAGTTTCTGCGTGAGCGTAGTCCTGTGTGAATGCCGTGTTGTGTAATGGAtggaacagaagaaaaaaaaactaaacaaaaaaaaagaattaagtgtttgtgaataattttgatttttcttttctgttgtttcaatCGTATGTATATGTTGTTCcaaattcttttttcttttcttttttcccaacACAACCGAGATTTTAACTAACATAACTTGCTATATTGTCAACAATACACTGATTAAAAATGCCACCCTCTTGGTTTGAAATGCTTCCTTCTCTTGTCTGCTTCACTGTTCGAGAGAAAGTCCCGAATTGTCCTCGGGATTTTCTCCCAAGTGTCCACTAGCATCTAAAAAGAAGCCAGGCGTTGAGTTGagtgtgatttatttaaggATCGCTCAAGCATTACAGTAAAATCACGATATTAAGAGACCTCAGAAAAGGAAACTTCACAAAAAGTACAAGTCAACAGCCACAGTCATTTCAAAGGATGTTAAAAGCAAATAACAGTCTACATTGTAcgcagaaaatcaaaacatccattcaatttagtatttattaggTTAAAAATTTTTTAGATCCTTTTATGTTAATTTCAAAACGcaacactttttaatttaaaatggcCTTTAGTTCTGGACAGATGATAAAAGTAACAACAAGCTTGTCTTTTATGAAATCATGTCTATTTCAGCTGGTTAATAATAAGAGGTCAGAGTTTATGGGAAATCCAGACATTatgtaaagaggaaaaaataaggCTACATGCTAGTAGCCGCGAACCTTCATCCATGACAGGCATTGAtgcataaaatctaaaaaaaaaaaaaaacagccaagtgCTAATCttgcagctttattttgaacTACTCCAGTCTGAAAATGTCTTCTTGGCAGATGCACCTGAAGCCGTAGCGCTTCTACGCCAGACGCACCGAGATCCCTTCTTGTTTTAATTGGAAAGCGACTGAATATAAAATGCAATATCACctccatatttattttcagagtcTAAATATATTACACCCTTGCATAGCTACTGCTGTGTCCTCTGCAGTTTCATCTGTACATTTGACTGGAACATAATTCACTGACTTTGTTTTGAGCTGCAGATGTCCAAGTGGGCAAGTTTTACTCCTTTTATGGGTTTCTTGAACAGCATTCTAAAAGAAGAATGAACAAATAGCACATGATAAAGCTTACACTAATATAAACTATAATTCAATGGAATTACATCCAGTCTAAACAGAAGCTGCAACTCAACTTGTCCAGCTGCTCAGA
This region includes:
- the nampt1 gene encoding nicotinamide phosphoribosyltransferase: MEPRETDFNILLATDSYKVTHYKQYPPNTSKVYSYFECREKRTDPSKSRKVKYDKTVFYGLQYILHKYLKGKVVTPEKIQEAKEVYREHFQDDVFNEKGWTYILEKYNGHLPIEIKAVPEGSVIPRGNVLFTVESTDPECYWLTNWVETILVQIWYPITVATNSREQKKILAKYLMETSGNLERLEYKLHDFGYRGVSSQETAGIGASAHLVNFKGTDTVAGIGVIKKYYGTKDPVPGFSVPAAEHSTITAWGKDHEKDAFEHIIKQFPSVPVSIVSDSYDIYNACEKIWGEDLRPLIETRSADAPLVVRPDSGNPLDTVLKVLEILGKKFPTHENAKGFKVLPPYIRVIQGDGVDINTLQEIVEGMKHHMWSIENIAFGSGGALLQKLTRDLLNCSFKCSYVVTNGLGVNVFKDPVADPNKRSKKGRLSLHRTPSGDFVTLEEGKGDLEEYGVDLLHTVFQNGKIVKNYTFDEVRDNAKLKDGELEELLH